The genome window CCATTGTACATGAGTTTTCGTCAAGTGTGGTATAGTTCTAATATAGTATGAGGTTGTTACGCCTAGTAGTCACCTCTTGAAGTGAGTGCGTTCTCACCAAAAGGCGGGGATGGGGTCCTGGGCTATGTAAGGTGGTAGACCAACTTGGCATTCCTTGGTGGAGAGCTAAGGCTATGTttggattaataaataaaaattcgacAAAAAAACAGAACAGTTTTATGGTTAAAATGTACAtgtagtccttatacttttttaGCATAGAGGttaaaaggaattaaattaaatttattaatatttaatcaaagaGGCCAAGGCTGCCTAGTGCCTATGTCCCTAACTAGGCcctgtattttatttttgggtaaatGTTGATCCGTAAGTGATAAATTTTcgtaaaaaataatacattaaatgcaaattttatttaattaataccTAAAAaaccaactttttttttataaaaaaaactattattattcaAAAGCTTTGACCTTTTGACCAGGTCATGGCGTTAGCGTCTCAGAATTCAAATGGGTTGTATAATTTTAGATTAGACTTTTTGGAGCCAATGGTCAACAATAACGCAACATTAATTAACTTCATTGTCTTTTGCCCGGTCGGTGTTCGATGTATCCTAGAGTCTGATTCCCTAACCAAGCGCCCAAACTTGTCCGTCATTCTCACGCTCCTTCCTCCGTGATCCCTTTTCACAATCCCATGCACGTGAAATCAGTACCTGTTTTCAGTTTTCACACAGACATTTTGCGATTGGAAAATTTCCagttttccttttctctttttcgtTTCTCtgatataataaaatcaattaatttacaacataatattaaaataataaaaaaatctgaTCTGGAATTTGTTCTTAAAAAATCCCCGTAAGTGTTTCACAATGTGAAGAATTTATTTGCAGGAAAAggaaaaacttatttatttaacttaattttctctcaaattaaataaattttaatcaaatagaaaatgaatgaaagtTGAAGTAGTCGTAGTTGTTTGTCGACGGCATTAGCTTGCCGGGAAAGAGGTGGGCGAGTAATTATGTGGAGCTGACGTATATATTGTGTCAGCATTTACAACGcgcttatttttatttttattatttcaagtaCAAATTACTTTATTGGAAAAtgccaaaatttgaaattaaaaaaatgccaAACGGacgtttctttttatttatatattattgaaaatttgagaataGTAATAATCAACTAAAGCGCCCTTATGCTCTTCTTttgttgaataaaaaaataaaagataatgaaaactaattttttaaataaataatttagattattaaaaatatattaaataattattaattagtccCGATTATGGTAGTATAGTATAGTATATAggagtctataaatattatgttGCACATGGAGGCTTAAGAGTGGAAAAGTTTCATAGATTTATCTTTTCCTCTTGTCTTTCTAGGAAATTATTCTCAAATGAGTCAACAAAATGTTTAGATGATAAATTTACAAATGGGTAAATTAAAACTAGATTATCAAAGAGAACAAATTAACtcagtttttaatttaaaataattaaaaatcaagttaTAGGCCTAGGCCTATAATGGTTATAAATGTGCTTCTCCCCCCTTGCAAATCGAGTTCGAGCCGCTTAAATTTCCCCTATTCAGCAATTACCGGATACCATTACTCGAAGTCGATGCTCTCACCTTTGGAGGTCTCTTTCTAGGGTATGACCCTTGTTTCGTGAGAACTTAGCCTGGTCAGTAGGAAATGACACTGGTATTCGTTGTTTGAAAGATTCTTGGATTCTGACAATAGGTCCTTTAATAACGCAAAGTCCTGCTCATGCTAATCTGGATTTGGATTGCACTCTTAGCAAATTGGTTATGCCAGATGGAGTTTGATATCTTGACATGTTTCGTGTCTGGTTGTCAAAGGATGTGGTTAAGCAAATAGGGGCTGCAGAGAGTTAGATTTTTCCTTTGGTTAACGTCTAAGAAAAGACTTCTAACTAATGCGAAGCGTACTCGACGGGGAATTGGACATAGTAGTTCTTGCCCTCTTGGTGGCCACGAAACAGAGGATACTCTTCATGTGCTTCGGAATTATTCGGCAACAAAGGAAGTTTGAACTCATATTGTCCCAATTGATCAACAGCACATATTTTTCTCTTGGACTCTTCAAGATTGGTTGGCTTCTAACCTTTATTTTCACACGAGGGGTTATTTGGTCTTGTctttttggattaattatttGGCGCATCTGGAAGAATAAGAATAACTTCCAAAATATTACATGGTCAACACTTGAGATTGTCAAAGCTTCTTTTAGTTGGGCTCAGTAGTATGAGTTAAGCCATAATGGATACCTGTACAATTCCATACTTCTGGTTCTTGAGCACCCTAGTAGGTACGTGGCTACACTTATTCACTGATGGTGCAGTGGCTAGAGATACTGGAAGTGCTTCTACTGGTGGTGTGTTGTGTGACCAGCTTGGAAATCAGATCTTGGGGTTCAATCACTATTTGGAGAGATGCACACCTTTTGAGGCTGAGCTATGGGGTATTTTAGATAGTTTACTCCTTCTGCTAAGTAAAGATTTTAAACGGGCCACGATTCAGACTGATAATCCGAAGGTGGTCAGGGCCTTACAAGATAATGGGATGGAGGATTCAGGAATCAATGTGATTAGGAGGGTCTAACGGATTCTGAGATCTGAAGAACAGTGGTGGATTAGGTATGTTCCTAGAGAAGTCAATATAGTTGCTGATCGGTTGGCTAAATTGAGTTTGGTGTGAAAGACAAGTCTACAGGTTTTCGATGATGCTTCCAATGAAGTTTTTGGGATTCTACAACAAGACAAAGCCAATAGTGcttttgatcaatttaatttaatattatcacaaaaaaaactaaaaatatttatgatggAATTTGGAATTTTAATGTTAGGGTTAACGTTAACTAATCActgattaaaatttatattaaatggttggccgaaaatagaaaaagagagtCACATAAGTTTAGTTATAAAATGGTGAGACAGAAGTTGTTTCTAACATAATGAAATACTACTTATGTGAACTTACAGATTGACATGAAAATTAACttgcaaataattcaaatacatCACACAAATGTGAAAAACACATGtgtataatatatgatattataatgcAAACATTAGTAatctttgtaaaaattatatgaataaacttaaaagaaatgCTAATTATAAGGATTATTATCTTATACACTACAAGCGAGTGTAGGATGATGTCATTTTGTTTTTAGGATGtaataaaacaaggaaaattatttgatacactGCCTATTGAAATTTTACAGGGTTAGGGGTTAGCAAGTGCACTAcaaatatatagtaaaatattaaaaaataaacatgcatGCCAAATATTTACCCATAcaataatgattaaataattaagaatgacacttgacattattttaaatctGTATAATTAagagaataattattttaaatgtactAATATTATATATCAACTCACCCGATTTGGATAAACGCCTGattagcttaattaatttttgaaaaaatttaaaaagttaaaaagcaGAACCGCGAAAAGAGACGGGCCCCGTCCACACACATAACCGGTTAAACCGGTTAGGAATACGCGTACGCAAAAGTGGACCCAAAAAAGAAGAGAGGGCGGTCCAAAAGCAATAAATGCCCTCCCAATACCCCGCTCTTTAAAATCGACACGTACCGTATTCATAATTAACCGGCAAATGGCGGTCACCTTCTTCCCAAAAATTCCAAGCTGTTATCCAAATTATTAACCCAAAAATCCATTCACATTTCACACTTGAAAAGAAACACACCCCCCCAATACAATACTCCCCCCACCATTTCCTCCCTAGTTTTGTTCAATAAAAAAGGAAACAGAATATGTGAATAGTTTTATGGAGAAGAAGAACGAGAATAATCCCATGGCGAATATGAGATTTTCCGATGAGATTCCGTCAGTctttggtggtggtggtggtgggaGCATCTTTGACATGGCAGGAACATCATGTGAAGGCAGTGGTGGAGATAAGTGGGGGTCATTGGGTTTCATGGATTTGCTAGGTATCCATCAAGATTTTGTTGCTCCTTCTTTATTCGATTCTTTTCAGCCTTCGATTCTTCCACCATCCTCACCTCCATTACCAGTGTTTCACCACCATGATGATGATATATTACACGAACCCCACACTGACTCTAAGCAGCAGCACCTCAATCATCAGGCTGGTCTTTTGTCGCCGGCTTCCACCGTGCCGGAATCTTCCGAGGTCTTGAACAACCCCGCGACGCCAAACTCTTCTTCCATCTCTTCTTCTTCCAATGAATTAGCTGCAAATGATGAGCAAACCAAAGCTGAGGATGATGAAGACAAGACAAAGAAACCGTAagctttttcatctttttttaagCTATGGGTTTCATCATGACTTACATACATACATcatgtatatgcatatacatatacatatttgtaagtGGTGGTTTTTTAAGTAAAGTTTGATGGGGTTTAGGTTGAAACCCAAAAAGAAGAATCCAAAAAGGCAAAGGGAACCCAGATTTGCCTTCATGACCAAGAGTGATATTGATCACTTAGATGATGGCTATAGATGGAGAAAATATGGGCAAAAAGCTGTGAAAAACAGCCCTTATCCCAggtatatatatcaaatttgtttttcttttttaaattagtatatcaATTTTGAATATGTTCCTTGCATACcaagaattcaaaatttcataaagaaaaaaagtacttttgaattaacttttttaattgtGGGGTTCTAATGTATGATTGAAAAACAGGAGCTACTATCGTTGCACTACGGCAGGATGTGGGGTGAAGAAGAGAGTCGAGAGGTCGTCCGACGATCCGACCATCGTCGTCACGACGTACGAAGGCCAGCATACGCATCCATGTCCGATAATGCCTCGAGGGGCCATCGGAATCGCACCGGACTCCGCCGCTTTCGGTGCTCCATCTTTCATTATTCCTCAACCTATGTACTTAAACCATCAAcagcagcagcaacaacaaTTACAACCCTATATATATAACTCAACCCCTTCTTTGAACATCACCACAGCTAGCTCAAACATAATCCATCCCCCGTTCCCTGGTTTTCTTCAAGAGAAACCACGATTCAGTAACCCAAATCCTTCAGCTTTATCACATAGAGACCATGGGCTTCTTCAGGATATTGTTCCCTCACCGATGAGGACAGAAGCAAAGGAAGAAGATCagtaggaaaaaaaaagggtttttaattatgtgtttactACTGGTATGTCGTTTTTCTAACCAACTCATCATCAAGAAAGAACCCCCacttttcaccatttttatgtcgcttaattatatgttaattatctCTGTACAATTATTAGATCACTAGTGCTTTTTAGGAGTAGTTTTTTGTACTATTGGTTTTTCTTGTGGCTATTCTTTGTATTTAGGGAGTATTCAATCATATGGAGATATATTgtgtttcttttacttttttgcTTTCTTATAGCTTCAATGTGTGCACCCATGCATATATGATCATCACATATAGATTATTATTAAGCTAGAGAGAGAAAGactttagggttagggtttttcttGATGAGAAAAGTAGTTATAATTACTTATAGTTCCTTTTTGTATGGGGACATATCAAATTGTTCAACTTTATGGGGAAAGAAAGGGGGCATTTCTACAATAATCAAGATGAGAAATCGACCCTAAAGGTAGGAGATGGTAGGGCAATGAAATTGAACAGATAATGTGTTTTGAAaagtttattattatgattagtAGACTCCAACTTTGATATTTTTCAGAGTGTTAATGACTACTACTCTAGTAACTAAGCCAACCCATATCGGGTATTCGGGTGTAATATAGCAGGTATTGGAGTACATACAATGCATGGAGGGTTCAAAGACATGAATACAACAGTATAACTTTTAACCATTCCTCCACCATTAATTAGCTTTTTGGATCTTCCTTTTTAAGCTAATTAACAGGGAAGAGATGGAGGGTCAATAAATGATGGAATATGAACAACTTAGCAAGGAAATGGATAGTGCTATAATCTCTAGATATTACAAGGAATGGCGAGAGATTTTTCCCATATATCACTGTCTCAGCAATATTAAGCTCTAGGAACAAGGTACAGTACTCCTCAACATGCTAAgctacttatatatatgtatatatatgtgtgtgtggtCATACGTATAAAGATATTGTATTTAAAGCAGAGTTATGAAGAAAGTTAAACTTTCGGAATACAAATAGCAATagctcatatatataatatagggCAATATTCAGTTTGCATGCATACCTTTGGATttcatttaaaagaatatttcatACCCACCATAAGCTTATATTCTTTTGTTGAAATTATATATGCACTagcattatatatacatatatgtatatgtgagtGTAATGTATGTATGTTTACATGTGTATCATTGCATATTTGcattatatacataatttataacATCAGTTTTGAATTAAATCACGGAATAACTCTTAATTGTTATTCTTTATCAAATAATCTTATTATCATTACACTCGtgaaagattaaattgattagtTCAAGTTgtgtgaataaaaataataatttggtcTGTTAGAGCATATTGTGGAAACATGTATTATATTCATCATGTAAGAATAAAGATAAGGTACGTGAAAGAATGATtaaactttttctttcaaaattgtCTTATCAGTATCTTTTATTTAACGTCTTCAAATGTGGGATCCTTTTGGAAGATTTTTGCACATAACAGCTGGATTGAAATGTTgtacacttatatatatatatatatatatcatttctGCTTTGCATATACGTATATTTCAAGCTTTTTAGAAATGCTTTGCATATTGATACGTGTATGCACTTTACATATAATACGTAAAGAAGtagtataattaaatttagaattatcaCTTTAAAGCACTTTATGGAAAATATATACGGGTAAACTATGAAGATAAAAATTGTTTAAGAATCAAACTCAAGACTTATGTTAACCGGAAATTTTAATATGAGTCCTTTACTTTTATTGTCATGATTCAacatgtttgaaatttaaatgttttttcaaaacatgtgatttaaaGAAGTAGAAAACATAAGATATGAAATGGAAAGTCTTTGggcatatataaataatacattgCGCATGCATACTTGTCATAGAAAGTAATGGTGAAATGATATATATGAGAGGAATTCAAGTtgtacataaaattttcaaactttaaaggtaatattttaaaagtacgATAAATAAATCAGATCAATTCGagcaattataataataaattattttatagaaatgTATAAAGTGTGAATTGTATGATGGTGCTTGGAAAGAAGATGTATATGTAGAATGTAAACATAGGTTGGTCACTAGTTTACTCAAACGTCACAAGGAAGAAGAGATAGGATTCTTGCCTCGTGCTAATGAACATTTCCTCTATTGGTGGGCTAAATAGGGTTTGCTCAAACATTGCTGGAAAGTTAAAAAGATAGAAAGCTTGGTTGTTTccttagaaaaacaaaaagttcTATCTTCTTATCCCAAATTTTCTGATGTAACAACTGTCATTAATCAAATTAGAAAGTAATGAAGCTAAAAGAGACATCAGTCTATATCCATGAGAAACGAAATAGCAGATGTTGTGAttcgaatttttattttattaaatataagataATCTTGTACAACTTTAACATCGAATGACtgcataaattttttaaaatttgattttttaataatttaaaattttgttattgaaAGGTATAATCccaaatttaatcttttagttagttatattttttattatcaattttaccttttaattttattaaaaaagttgaatttgACCATCAACATTCCGAAAGAgttgaattgtttttttaacGAAATCTTGACtaaaacgttaaatttttaaacatgaaaaatcGCATGTActtcattctaattttttaattttatgaggttttataattttaaaattatttattgacatGACATGCAAGACAAAGAGTGACATGTTAATATGAAAGTACATATGGGCTATCCTGCAGGTTGTCACACtaacatcattaaaatattaatgttttagtccGCATTCCTGTTAAAAAAAGCGATCTGactttttaaatgttaatgatcaaatttaactaataaaaaccaaattgatgAAACTATAAACAGTGAAggctaaatttaatataataatatatttgagaaaGAATATTGGAATtacataaaaaagaagaaggtatATTAATAGGAGTAGAGACATAAGTATAAGGGGTGTATGATTGTAGATGAGGTTCAACATCACATCTTGTCATCCCattgtaaaagaaattaataattgagaatttgagagaataaaTTTGAGTtgtctttttgaattttgagcaCTTAGATGCTATCTTGAGTTGTATGGGATCAAAATTATAGGTCTTTTTACTCTCCTACCCCCAAAAATATTATCTCTCTTACAAcaaaaaagagtttaaattttaataatatatgtgtTTCGAGTTGTATGTATTTTTCTGATCTGGGGTTCGAGATGCATGATTCAATGTTCAAATTTCGAGGTTCAgggtaaaaaattattaaaattatgtgtcaatgacatgaaaaaaatgattgaaatgtCATTGAATGATTAGAAAAGAGACCATGGATGATGTGGTGGGATggatccataaaataatttctccccCGTCCCCTTTTCTCTTGTATAAAAAAGTATAATCTGGCAAAAAGTATGAACCTTAACATTCTgcttatatttgtaaataattaattaattttatttaaatcgttttaattttttagaaatatgttacttttattaatatttagaaattttatatttttaaaattagattttattttattgaaattttaagtataaaaaattaatatatttttaatatctatattataatattatataatatataaaaaataaaccaagCTTTTGactttaaatatcaaaacttgATTTCAGCCTATATTTTCAACAGGTTTATTGAAATGAGTTGGGCTTTATCCTTTAGGTGttttacaaaatcaataaaGATGCGACCAAGACTCACAATTTATCTGGGTTACATTGTCTTATAGCCAACCTACTCTTTTACTGAGCAGATGCTTATGTTTTGGGATCTGAGCCCATTACATTTGGGTTTAGACCTATTAGGGTCTACCTGTCTGCTCGAAATTTAGGAGAGTTCGGACAAAAATATTACGCTCGAAAATGAGCTTGGGTAAAAAAAGTAGGCACtttaaaatatgggttgggCTCGGATTTAAACATTCAAAGCCTGAGCCCGAcccattttaagtttataatactttatattatgttatttttatatattatgtaatttaaaatacattgaaaataaaattatactaaatatataatactactctaatgtaaacattaaaataatgttgggatgactatataaaaaatttcaatacataaaaattgtataaaattgttaaatattaaaataaaataaaatatttttaaaaaaaattaaaacaatataggCGGGCCTAAAATGAgtttggattaaatttttttacaaatatgggcAAATTTGCCGAGTTTgagcaaatataaaatatattaatatcatacttagACCCAACCCAACTCGGTCCATGAGCACTAGTGAGAGTTAAATAACATTAACATTTCAACTAAAACTTCATTTGAATcgtatatgaatttttaataaaaaaaaattttaaccaacATCATAGATGTACTATAATCTACAGCAGCTTGCCCTTAGAGCTTCTCTTTAATACTTGAAAAAGCTTTCAATCTGCAGCAGCACATGGCGTTAGGTATTATATTGTTACTCTCATGACGAAATACACCAAAAACTTGACCTCTTCCATTGCTTGACTGCTTCTTCCTTCACGTTTAAACCACCCCCTTTGcctcaattcatatatatatgatctTTAAGTTGCAGTTTGTAAGTAGTAAAGAGTAGAAAGATGGCCAAGTgtttggttttgttatttttatgtttggtaaTGGTTTCCATTAATGTTGCAAACACCATGAACGAAACATGCGTCGACGACATTAGTATAGTGTTGCAGATCGACTTGTATAAAAATAGCTGCCCGGAGGCAGAGTCCATCATCTACTCTTGGGTTGAAAATGCAGTATCACAGGACTCTAGAATGGCAGCTTCGTTGCTTCGGCTTCATTTCCATGATTGCTTTGTTAATGCAAGTCACACTTTTAATTTATGCTACtaatatttatgtattcatGTACAAATAATTGATGTTGGATGTGAGTTGTTTTTTTTGGCAGGGTTGTGATGGCTCAGTGTTGTTGGATGATACTGAGGATTTCACTGGTGAGAAAACCGCACTGCCGAACTTGAATTCTCTGAGAGGATTTGAAGTAATCGACGCTATTAAATCGGAGCTCGAATCTGTTTGCCCTCAAACTGTTTCTTGTGCTGATATTCTTGCAACAGCTGCTAGAGACTCTGTCGTTATAGTGAGTTATATATACATCCGTATCTAATACTTATACCCGAGTCTGagtaatgaaaatataaaatttgggaATGCAGTCAGGGGGTCCGAGTTGGGAAGTGGAGATGGGGAGAAAAGACAGCTTGGGTGCTAGCAAAGAAGCAGCAACAAACAATATTCCAGGTCCAAATTCAACGGTGCCAATACTTGTTGCCAAGTTCCAAAACGTTGGACTCTCATTCAATGACATGATTGCACTTTCTGGTGATGATTTTTTATGACAATGCACCTTGTATTTGTAAATGTCTCAATTACATAACCATGAAACCAAGCATTGGCATTGTTTTTGCAGGTGCACACACGTTGGGAATGGCTCGATGTTCGACATTTAGTTCACGGCTTCAAGGCTCAAATGGTCCAGATATTGACCTTGATTTCCTTCAAAACCTGCAGCAGCTGTGCTCACAAACGGATGGGAACTCAAGGCTTGCGCGACTTGATCTGGTCAGCCCTGCGACGTTTGACAACCAGTATTACATTAACCTTCTTTCCGGAGAGGGATTGCTGCCATCTGACCAGGCGCTTGTCACTGATGATTATCAAACTAGACAGCTTGTACTATCCTATGCTGAGGACCCTTTGGCCTTCTTTGAGGACTTCAAGAATTCGATGCTGAAAATGGGAAGCTTAGGGGTGCTAACAGGGACCGATGGCCAGATTCGGGGGAATTGCCGGGTTGTTAATTAATCAACTTCTTTGTTGCCATTGCATTTGCTTTGCTCGACTTTGCATGGTTGTAACATTAAGAAGTTATTATGTAGTTATGGTTTAAGTGCATGTTTAGGAGTAACCTTATTTGGAATCTTAGTAGAATGCAATCTAATTATAATTGTCATTACAGAATGTCGATTTAGAGCAAAAAGAAGGATCTATTTCTaactcttttattattatatcaattacgTTACCCATTTTTATGACCAAACTAATCAAGTCGACGGATTGCTTATGtgccaaaaaaagaaaaacatttttcttCTACATGAACtccaagaaaaagaaatcgatTCGAAAACAGGAATATCTTCGGGGGCACATGAAGCAGA of Gossypium raimondii isolate GPD5lz chromosome 3, ASM2569854v1, whole genome shotgun sequence contains these proteins:
- the LOC105796916 gene encoding probable WRKY transcription factor 48, with protein sequence MEKKNENNPMANMRFSDEIPSVFGGGGGGSIFDMAGTSCEGSGGDKWGSLGFMDLLGIHQDFVAPSLFDSFQPSILPPSSPPLPVFHHHDDDILHEPHTDSKQQHLNHQAGLLSPASTVPESSEVLNNPATPNSSSISSSSNELAANDEQTKAEDDEDKTKKPLKPKKKNPKRQREPRFAFMTKSDIDHLDDGYRWRKYGQKAVKNSPYPRSYYRCTTAGCGVKKRVERSSDDPTIVVTTYEGQHTHPCPIMPRGAIGIAPDSAAFGAPSFIIPQPMYLNHQQQQQQQLQPYIYNSTPSLNITTASSNIIHPPFPGFLQEKPRFSNPNPSALSHRDHGLLQDIVPSPMRTEAKEEDQ
- the LOC105796917 gene encoding peroxidase 40, giving the protein MAKCLVLLFLCLVMVSINVANTMNETCVDDISIVLQIDLYKNSCPEAESIIYSWVENAVSQDSRMAASLLRLHFHDCFVNGCDGSVLLDDTEDFTGEKTALPNLNSLRGFEVIDAIKSELESVCPQTVSCADILATAARDSVVISGGPSWEVEMGRKDSLGASKEAATNNIPGPNSTVPILVAKFQNVGLSFNDMIALSGAHTLGMARCSTFSSRLQGSNGPDIDLDFLQNLQQLCSQTDGNSRLARLDLVSPATFDNQYYINLLSGEGLLPSDQALVTDDYQTRQLVLSYAEDPLAFFEDFKNSMLKMGSLGVLTGTDGQIRGNCRVVN